One Fibrobacter sp. UWB13 DNA window includes the following coding sequences:
- the hisG gene encoding ATP phosphoribosyltransferase, with protein MIKVALPNKGMLFEPTQELLKACGYKASKPYKTLTQIDSKNGIEFFFLRPSDIPMYVGRGIIDAGITGIDFNAEAKSPAVKVLDLPFGASKLCAAVPNESPIQSLADLKDATIATSFPNIVEGYYKKKMDFVVLEGAVEISVSLGVANAIVDVVETGTTLKQAGLRIIGEPLFRSNAAIFCNPQKTELEEVNTLIRRIQGKLVAQTYMMIEYDCPSELLSKACEMTPGLDAPTVTKLHGREWYSVKAMVPREEANAIMDKLWDAGARSILLFGIESARI; from the coding sequence ATGATTAAGGTAGCTCTCCCGAACAAGGGCATGCTTTTTGAACCGACCCAGGAACTCCTCAAGGCCTGCGGTTACAAGGCATCCAAGCCCTACAAGACTTTGACCCAGATCGATTCCAAGAACGGTATCGAATTCTTCTTCCTCCGTCCGAGCGACATCCCGATGTACGTGGGTCGCGGCATCATCGACGCAGGCATCACAGGCATTGACTTCAACGCCGAAGCCAAGAGCCCGGCTGTGAAGGTTTTGGACCTCCCGTTTGGCGCTTCAAAGCTCTGCGCTGCAGTCCCGAACGAAAGCCCGATCCAGAGCCTCGCTGACCTCAAGGATGCAACGATCGCAACGAGCTTCCCGAACATCGTGGAAGGCTACTACAAGAAGAAGATGGACTTCGTGGTGCTCGAAGGCGCCGTTGAAATCTCCGTGAGCCTCGGTGTTGCAAACGCCATCGTGGACGTTGTCGAAACGGGTACGACGCTCAAGCAGGCCGGTCTCCGTATTATCGGCGAACCGCTCTTCCGCTCTAATGCGGCCATTTTCTGCAACCCGCAGAAGACAGAACTCGAAGAAGTCAACACGCTCATCCGCCGCATCCAGGGCAAGCTCGTCGCCCAGACGTACATGATGATCGAGTACGACTGCCCCTCCGAACTTCTCTCTAAGGCTTGCGAAATGACTCCGGGTCTCGACGCCCCGACAGTGACGAAGCTCCACGGTCGTGAATGGTACTCCGTGAAGGCCATGGTGCCGCGCGAAGAAGCCAACGCCATCATGGACAAGCTCTGGGACGCAGGCGCCCGTAGCATCCTCCTGTTCGGCATCGAAAGCGCTAGAATTTAA
- a CDS encoding ABC transporter permease, which yields MEKTRLKNWQKMTPVGRLFHTLGIFILKRRLGQLIALFLRTVASLFDKSHNFKSDSRNIILQTFFTGIEIFPPLFIVATLFGTVTIIEVISLMGKMGMSGFVGDLMVVVLIREMGPILTAFLIAGRTGSSLTTYIGGMVINSEVDALATMGINPIRYLVMPSVIGGTIATIIMNIIFSASAIGAGFLVTKAIIFVTGNAPNLQITWSYLSTEITKALTIPDFVFAVVKPLVFGIIITTNACYQALNIKRDIRQVPKATSRSVISSFLYIVFADVVLSLYYFINYMNNLSTLI from the coding sequence ATGGAAAAGACGCGACTTAAAAACTGGCAAAAGATGACCCCTGTCGGGCGATTGTTCCACACGCTCGGCATATTCATCTTGAAGCGTAGACTCGGGCAGCTCATAGCCCTGTTTCTCCGCACAGTTGCGTCCCTATTCGACAAAAGCCACAACTTCAAGAGCGACTCCCGCAACATCATCTTGCAGACGTTCTTTACGGGTATCGAAATATTCCCGCCGCTGTTCATCGTCGCAACATTGTTCGGAACCGTTACGATTATCGAAGTCATCTCCCTCATGGGCAAGATGGGCATGTCGGGCTTTGTCGGCGACCTCATGGTGGTAGTCCTCATCCGCGAAATGGGTCCCATCCTTACGGCATTCCTTATCGCAGGCCGTACAGGATCTTCGCTTACCACATACATCGGCGGCATGGTCATCAACTCCGAAGTGGACGCTCTTGCCACCATGGGTATCAACCCCATCCGTTACCTTGTCATGCCTAGCGTTATCGGTGGTACCATTGCGACCATCATCATGAACATCATCTTTAGCGCAAGCGCCATTGGAGCAGGCTTCCTCGTCACGAAGGCAATCATCTTCGTTACCGGTAATGCCCCCAACTTGCAGATTACGTGGAGCTACCTCTCTACCGAAATTACCAAGGCGCTTACTATTCCGGACTTTGTCTTTGCCGTTGTAAAACCGCTCGTCTTCGGCATCATCATTACAACTAACGCATGCTACCAGGCGCTCAACATCAAGCGCGATATTCGCCAAGTGCCAAAGGCGACCTCCCGTTCGGTTATTTCGTCTTTCCTCTACATCGTTTTTGCTGACGTCGTGCTCTCGTTGTACTACTTTATCAATTACATGAATAACCTTTCAACGCTTATTTAA
- a CDS encoding AAA family ATPase, giving the protein MKIKKLEFCNVNSLAGEWVVDFESPDFAKSSMYCIVGPTGSGKTSILDAICLGLYGRTPRISTINSGSNEVMTYGTKKCSAKVTFECNGIVYSAHWEQNRKPKSDALQQAEWKLTNETTQSVVTTCARQNAIEAAIAPIIGLDFDQFTKSMMLAQGEFNKFLKCNENERAAILEKLTGDGIYRKIAMAVHDLYEEADKAVKALEAKLGDVSLLSEEELVELNAKIAEASSLKEKLAQDEERFRNICTWYENFHGIESHLKTAKEQLETANREKAGFEPNREKLERALRAQEVETSYAEYHSVRDSLSQMKNQLAECQSKLPDAVANLEKASTDNREKHEALEKCKADYSENEKLWERVSSLDGDIRNTRTQLNNLQTEIAKFVAEIDSTQGKIKATQGRISENEQKLNSAQNYVAANEKDGTIDGMLSLLKSNVTEWKTENAAVIAESKKLAAKQSSLQEFDAACEQQKQDLRVLQEYLTAHQADADLVNVLPEMNGDVSDAERHHKESLRLQGEMQSKQNQVAELTSEREQVQAGLKKLLDEKESIIQQDIPVVVAELRRTLKSGEPCPVCGSRDHLSCEEHATVENGAESLNDFATKLRKISGEMDQTQRKLDGLATRQQNIENLLDETAQKQKGEVDAESAALKLLNEKIEPWQMTATLETARSVLQNLQTLKTTYLQKKENADSLQNKVNNAAVDRANLVSDLNVTDDTLKKSQGKVQELSQKIESALATWFSNVRMEEVDALIAGLEKKNTSWKKNQDDMLKAERDLEKDLASVAQFEENLKQVQSRRDGMSAQFETSKQGLEKNEELRKDLFGEKSVDDERNKARSLRDTAERLANEARGVEQQKRDAKMALDNSIADLNRRIAETEPKLSENQKQFLENLAAKNFANEEEFKAAKLPEMERKSLQQTQKRVDDNLTAAQTSVKNFNDQLAAHLQKRNFEDSEESATQNREAAKTKLAECNLNFGTWTEQKRNDDLKRQQFADLQTQLTTLQEKRGDWLQMQCWFNGNNARTGNGDVFVKFIQSITLRNLLKIANGYLHDMFPRYEMVAAKETLDIMLIDHDNSDAIRPIKNISGGEGFIVSLSLALGISTIASQNVSIDSLFLDEGFGTLDTKMLQETVVVLQKMQQERGKLLGVITHLDLVKNELQTHIEVTPRGGRSFLSGAGVSNG; this is encoded by the coding sequence ATGAAAATCAAAAAGCTTGAATTTTGCAATGTGAATTCCCTTGCGGGAGAATGGGTTGTTGATTTTGAAAGCCCGGATTTCGCCAAAAGCAGCATGTATTGCATTGTCGGACCGACGGGTTCCGGCAAGACGTCCATTCTTGACGCCATCTGCCTTGGTCTTTATGGAAGGACTCCTCGAATCTCTACGATTAATAGTGGCTCAAACGAGGTGATGACTTATGGCACCAAAAAGTGCTCCGCAAAGGTGACTTTCGAGTGTAATGGTATTGTGTATTCAGCTCATTGGGAACAGAATCGTAAACCGAAGTCGGATGCGCTTCAACAGGCTGAATGGAAATTGACAAATGAAACGACTCAGAGCGTTGTAACAACTTGTGCAAGGCAGAATGCGATTGAAGCCGCGATTGCGCCTATCATTGGTCTTGATTTTGATCAATTTACCAAGTCGATGATGCTTGCTCAGGGCGAGTTCAACAAGTTCCTGAAGTGCAACGAAAATGAACGCGCTGCGATTCTCGAAAAGTTGACGGGCGATGGCATTTACAGAAAAATCGCAATGGCGGTTCATGATTTGTATGAAGAGGCTGATAAAGCGGTCAAGGCTCTTGAAGCGAAATTGGGTGATGTTTCATTGCTGAGCGAAGAAGAACTCGTAGAGCTGAATGCAAAAATTGCCGAGGCGTCATCGCTAAAGGAAAAGCTCGCTCAAGATGAGGAACGCTTCCGCAATATTTGTACATGGTACGAAAATTTCCATGGCATTGAGTCCCATTTGAAAACTGCAAAGGAACAGCTGGAAACTGCCAATCGCGAAAAGGCTGGATTTGAGCCGAACCGCGAAAAGCTGGAACGTGCGCTCCGTGCTCAGGAAGTGGAAACTTCGTATGCGGAATACCATTCGGTACGTGATAGTCTTTCGCAAATGAAAAACCAGCTTGCTGAATGTCAAAGCAAGTTGCCGGATGCAGTCGCAAATCTTGAAAAGGCGTCAACGGATAATCGTGAAAAGCATGAAGCGCTTGAAAAGTGCAAGGCGGATTATTCTGAAAATGAAAAGCTGTGGGAACGCGTGTCTTCGCTGGATGGCGATATTCGCAATACGCGTACGCAGTTGAACAATTTGCAAACTGAAATTGCGAAGTTTGTCGCAGAAATTGACTCGACTCAGGGTAAAATCAAAGCCACGCAAGGCCGAATTTCTGAGAATGAACAGAAGTTAAACAGCGCCCAAAATTACGTTGCCGCAAACGAAAAAGACGGAACGATTGATGGAATGCTTTCGCTCTTGAAGTCTAATGTTACGGAATGGAAAACTGAAAATGCGGCTGTCATTGCGGAGTCTAAAAAGCTTGCCGCAAAGCAGAGCTCCTTGCAGGAATTTGATGCTGCCTGCGAACAGCAAAAGCAGGATTTGCGTGTATTGCAAGAATACTTGACGGCACATCAGGCGGATGCTGATCTCGTCAATGTCTTGCCCGAAATGAATGGCGACGTCAGTGACGCTGAACGCCATCATAAGGAATCTCTCCGTTTACAGGGCGAAATGCAGTCTAAGCAGAATCAGGTTGCGGAACTGACTTCCGAACGTGAACAGGTTCAGGCTGGCTTGAAAAAGTTGCTGGATGAAAAGGAATCCATTATTCAACAGGATATTCCTGTTGTTGTAGCCGAACTTCGCCGTACATTGAAGTCTGGCGAACCGTGCCCTGTTTGTGGATCGCGCGACCATCTCTCGTGCGAAGAACACGCAACAGTTGAAAATGGTGCAGAAAGCTTGAATGATTTTGCCACTAAGCTGCGCAAAATCAGTGGCGAAATGGATCAGACCCAGCGCAAGTTGGATGGTTTGGCAACGCGTCAGCAGAATATTGAAAACCTGCTTGACGAAACGGCTCAAAAGCAAAAGGGAGAGGTGGATGCTGAGTCGGCTGCTCTCAAGCTTTTGAACGAAAAGATTGAACCGTGGCAAATGACGGCTACTCTTGAAACTGCACGTTCTGTTTTGCAGAACTTGCAAACGCTTAAGACGACGTATTTGCAGAAAAAAGAGAATGCTGATAGTTTGCAGAACAAGGTCAATAATGCCGCTGTTGACCGAGCCAATCTCGTGAGCGATTTGAATGTTACCGACGATACGCTTAAGAAGTCGCAGGGTAAGGTTCAGGAGCTTTCTCAAAAAATCGAATCCGCACTTGCAACGTGGTTCTCGAACGTCCGCATGGAAGAAGTGGATGCGCTGATTGCTGGATTGGAAAAGAAAAATACGTCTTGGAAAAAGAATCAAGACGACATGCTTAAGGCTGAACGTGATTTGGAAAAGGACTTGGCAAGCGTTGCTCAGTTCGAAGAAAATCTCAAGCAGGTTCAGTCTAGGCGTGATGGCATGTCGGCCCAGTTCGAAACCTCCAAGCAGGGACTTGAAAAAAACGAAGAACTCCGCAAGGATCTCTTTGGTGAAAAGTCTGTTGACGATGAACGCAACAAGGCTAGAAGCTTGCGTGATACGGCGGAACGTTTGGCAAATGAAGCTCGTGGCGTAGAACAGCAAAAGCGTGATGCTAAGATGGCGCTTGATAATTCCATTGCTGATTTGAACCGTCGAATTGCTGAAACGGAACCGAAACTGTCGGAAAACCAAAAGCAGTTTCTTGAAAATCTCGCTGCGAAGAATTTTGCGAATGAGGAGGAATTTAAGGCGGCAAAGCTTCCGGAAATGGAACGCAAGTCGCTCCAGCAAACGCAAAAACGCGTGGACGATAATTTGACGGCTGCGCAGACTTCTGTCAAGAATTTCAATGACCAGCTGGCCGCCCATCTGCAAAAGCGTAACTTCGAGGATTCCGAAGAATCTGCAACGCAGAATCGCGAGGCTGCGAAAACCAAGCTTGCTGAATGTAACCTGAATTTTGGTACGTGGACAGAGCAGAAGCGTAATGATGACTTGAAGCGTCAACAGTTTGCGGATTTGCAAACACAGCTGACAACGCTCCAGGAAAAACGCGGTGACTGGCTGCAAATGCAGTGCTGGTTTAACGGAAATAATGCTAGGACTGGAAATGGTGATGTGTTTGTCAAGTTCATCCAGTCGATCACGCTGCGCAATTTGCTGAAAATTGCAAACGGTTATTTGCACGATATGTTCCCACGCTATGAAATGGTTGCGGCGAAGGAAACGCTCGATATTATGCTTATCGACCATGACAATAGCGATGCTATCCGTCCGATAAAGAACATTTCCGGTGGTGAAGGTTTTATTGTGAGCCTTTCGCTTGCTCTTGGAATCTCTACGATTGCAAGCCAGAATGTGAGCATCGATTCTCTGTTCCTTGATGAAGGCTTTGGAACGCTTGACACCAAGATGTTGCAGGAAACTGTGGTTGTGCTCCAGAAAATGCAACAGGAAAGAGGTAAGCTCTTGGGCGTCATCACGCATTTGGATCTGGTAAAGAACGAGCTTCAGACGCACATTGAAGTGACTCCACGCGGTGGCCGTAGCTTCTTGAGTGGCGCTGGCGTCAGTAATGGCTAG
- a CDS encoding ABC transporter ATP-binding protein — MLDEALRLENIYLSRNELSGTMFSIPRAVSYFENIRTSKSSEENQLIAGANLTLKLGETICIGGPSGKGKSAILRLIAGLARPLKGHIYYFGEYIPSERLTALEVANRQVGYVLQSAALISNLRVVDNIALPLRYHKMGTEEEIAKKVNMAMDLMRVRDFAKMFPHELSVGMQKRVAIARSWAMDPKLLLMDEPTAGLDNYNRRNLLPLIDNMRTMFKTSIIIVTHDLMIAKELDCNLVFLHQKKLTEPHSFDYWLHSDNEISKDQFRDLQSVSPNT; from the coding sequence ATGCTAGACGAAGCCCTCAGACTTGAAAACATTTATCTTTCGAGAAACGAGCTGTCGGGAACCATGTTCTCGATACCGAGGGCTGTTAGCTATTTCGAAAATATCAGGACCAGCAAGAGCAGTGAAGAAAACCAGCTCATCGCAGGAGCGAACCTCACGCTAAAACTCGGCGAGACGATTTGCATTGGAGGACCTTCGGGCAAAGGCAAGAGCGCCATCCTCCGACTGATTGCAGGACTTGCACGCCCGCTCAAGGGACACATCTATTACTTCGGCGAATACATTCCGTCAGAAAGACTTACCGCACTTGAAGTTGCCAATCGCCAAGTGGGTTATGTGCTCCAGAGCGCCGCACTGATTTCGAACCTAAGAGTTGTAGACAACATCGCACTTCCGCTCCGCTACCACAAAATGGGGACCGAAGAAGAAATCGCCAAAAAAGTCAACATGGCTATGGACCTGATGCGAGTGCGCGACTTTGCCAAGATGTTCCCGCACGAACTCAGCGTGGGCATGCAAAAACGCGTCGCCATCGCAAGATCATGGGCGATGGACCCGAAGCTCTTGCTTATGGACGAACCGACCGCAGGTCTCGACAACTACAACCGCCGAAACCTCTTGCCGTTGATCGACAACATGCGAACGATGTTCAAGACGTCCATTATCATCGTCACACACGACCTCATGATTGCCAAAGAACTGGACTGCAACCTCGTATTCTTGCACCAGAAAAAGCTTACCGAGCCGCACTCCTTTGATTACTGGCTCCATTCGGACAACGAGATTTCGAAGGACCAGTTCCGCGACCTTCAATCCGTTTCACCTAATACTTAA
- the hisE gene encoding phosphoribosyl-ATP diphosphatase, translating into MTFEEMYALACQRKKDMPEGKGTTELFKKGPHGIGKKLVEEAAESWMAARFESRDAQCLELSQVLYYVAVMMAEKGLTLEEVYAKL; encoded by the coding sequence ATGACGTTTGAAGAAATGTACGCACTGGCCTGCCAGCGCAAGAAAGACATGCCGGAAGGCAAGGGCACCACGGAACTCTTCAAGAAGGGTCCGCACGGCATCGGCAAGAAGCTCGTCGAAGAAGCCGCCGAAAGCTGGATGGCCGCCCGCTTTGAATCGCGCGACGCCCAGTGCCTCGAACTTTCTCAAGTGCTCTACTATGTTGCCGTCATGATGGCAGAAAAAGGTCTCACCCTCGAAGAAGTGTACGCAAAACTATGA
- the pyrC gene encoding dihydroorotase, with product MFLPLPDDFHAHLRQGELMPGYVRDLVSQFGRAIIMPNTVPAMTSAKAIADYKKQILEAAAPVRPDFEPLMTFKLNPNYTEQDLKDMMAVGVVAGKYYPAGVTTNSQDGISDFEAVFPVVAMMEKLGLVLCVHGEEPGEFCLDREPAFIKRVETLAEKFPKLRIVFEHLSSAKSVEAVKRLPANVAATFTVHHLMMTLDDIVGDALRPHHFCKPLPKRPEDRKAIREAAFSGNPKFFLGTDSAPHQQGKKECPCGAAGVYSAPVAIPLLVQEFDRAGALDKLPNFIAGFGADFYHLPRTTKQIEVVKESWTVPAVVNGVVPLAAGQTLEWKLK from the coding sequence ATGTTTCTCCCTTTACCAGACGATTTTCATGCGCACTTGCGCCAGGGCGAACTCATGCCCGGTTACGTTCGTGATCTCGTGAGCCAGTTTGGCCGCGCCATCATCATGCCGAACACCGTCCCCGCCATGACTAGCGCAAAAGCAATTGCAGACTACAAAAAACAGATTCTCGAAGCCGCCGCTCCGGTACGCCCGGACTTTGAACCGCTCATGACGTTCAAGCTGAACCCGAACTATACGGAACAGGACTTGAAGGACATGATGGCAGTAGGCGTTGTCGCCGGCAAGTACTACCCCGCAGGCGTGACGACCAACAGCCAGGACGGCATCAGCGATTTTGAAGCGGTGTTCCCGGTTGTCGCCATGATGGAAAAGCTTGGCTTGGTACTTTGTGTGCACGGCGAAGAACCCGGTGAATTCTGCCTGGACCGCGAGCCCGCCTTTATCAAGCGCGTCGAAACGCTCGCCGAAAAGTTCCCGAAGCTCCGCATCGTGTTCGAACACTTGAGCAGCGCCAAATCCGTTGAAGCCGTGAAGCGCCTCCCTGCAAACGTCGCCGCCACATTCACGGTACACCACCTGATGATGACTCTCGACGATATCGTCGGTGATGCACTCCGCCCGCACCACTTCTGCAAGCCCCTGCCGAAGCGCCCAGAAGACCGCAAGGCCATCCGCGAAGCCGCCTTCAGCGGAAACCCGAAGTTCTTCCTCGGTACCGATTCCGCCCCGCACCAGCAGGGCAAAAAGGAATGCCCGTGCGGCGCCGCTGGCGTTTACAGCGCACCGGTCGCCATCCCGCTTTTGGTACAGGAATTTGACCGCGCAGGCGCCCTCGACAAGCTCCCGAACTTTATCGCAGGCTTTGGTGCAGACTTCTACCACCTCCCGCGCACGACAAAGCAAATCGAAGTTGTCAAGGAATCGTGGACTGTCCCAGCCGTTGTAAATGGCGTTGTGCCACTCGCCGCCGGGCAGACGCTCGAATGGAAACTTAAATAA
- the yihA gene encoding ribosome biogenesis GTP-binding protein YihA/YsxC, which yields MSTKEKVVHQAPVEVGGYTVRSAKFVKAAVSLKGLPEEHLPQIAFLGRSNVGKSSLMNTLMGQKKLVKISSTPGKTRELNFFKVNDEFFLVDLPGVGFAKVNNAKRDQMSDFIREYVEKCKDLKGLIYLVDIRHGGTPIDIETVESIRATGCPVLVVASKRDKVNQSELAKGLRDIQQRLDLDQKPLCVSSLKKTGLDELWTEILEAIHSDNGKDAT from the coding sequence ATGAGTACAAAAGAAAAAGTCGTCCACCAGGCCCCTGTTGAAGTTGGCGGTTACACCGTCCGTTCGGCAAAGTTTGTCAAGGCAGCCGTGAGCCTCAAAGGTCTCCCCGAAGAACACCTCCCGCAAATTGCGTTCCTCGGACGCTCCAACGTGGGCAAGTCTTCGCTCATGAACACCCTCATGGGTCAGAAAAAACTCGTGAAAATCAGTTCGACCCCCGGAAAAACGCGCGAATTGAATTTTTTCAAAGTCAATGACGAATTTTTTCTTGTAGATTTACCAGGTGTAGGGTTCGCTAAAGTCAACAATGCAAAGCGCGACCAGATGTCCGACTTTATCCGAGAATACGTCGAGAAGTGCAAGGACCTCAAGGGACTTATCTACCTCGTAGATATCCGCCATGGAGGAACGCCGATCGACATCGAAACAGTCGAAAGCATCCGCGCCACGGGCTGTCCCGTGTTGGTTGTCGCTAGCAAACGAGACAAGGTGAACCAGTCCGAACTCGCCAAGGGGCTCCGCGACATCCAGCAGCGTCTGGACCTCGACCAAAAGCCGCTTTGCGTCAGTTCGCTCAAGAAAACCGGGCTCGACGAACTCTGGACCGAAATCCTAGAGGCAATACATAGCGATAATGGAAAAGACGCGACTTAA
- the recR gene encoding recombination mediator RecR, which yields MAHDHAVRAFGLPLMNVEPQSLENLISEFASLPGIGLKTARRLAYHMLSRKKGDVERFADSLMQAAEKVHPCPRCHAFTDEDICPTCRAREGAKSICVVEKNSDILPFERSSVHKGLYFVLGGVISPLDGIGPEALHLPQLVERIKAENIEELVLALGSSPEADSTALMIDRMLAGVNVKRTRLARGIPMGSDLEFIDEVTMLRAFEGRVSL from the coding sequence ATGGCTCACGATCATGCTGTACGCGCATTTGGACTCCCGCTCATGAACGTAGAACCGCAAAGCCTAGAAAACCTGATTTCTGAATTTGCCTCCCTCCCGGGGATTGGACTAAAGACGGCACGCCGCCTCGCCTACCACATGCTTTCGCGCAAGAAAGGTGACGTGGAACGCTTTGCCGATAGCTTGATGCAGGCCGCCGAAAAAGTCCACCCGTGCCCGCGCTGCCACGCCTTCACCGACGAAGACATCTGCCCTACGTGCAGGGCCCGCGAAGGCGCCAAGTCCATTTGCGTTGTCGAAAAGAATTCGGACATTCTGCCGTTCGAACGTTCGTCTGTCCATAAAGGCCTTTACTTTGTCCTCGGCGGCGTGATTTCCCCGCTCGACGGCATCGGCCCCGAAGCGCTCCACCTGCCGCAACTCGTGGAACGCATCAAAGCAGAAAACATCGAAGAGCTGGTCCTTGCACTCGGTTCTAGCCCCGAAGCCGACAGTACCGCGCTCATGATCGACCGCATGCTCGCCGGCGTCAACGTCAAACGCACCCGCCTTGCCCGCGGCATCCCGATGGGCAGCGACCTGGAATTCATCGACGAAGTCACCATGCTTCGCGCATTCGAAGGGAGAGTTTCCTTATGA
- a CDS encoding OmpA family protein: MNLVKTIGRILPVALSLSVLVACGDKKSEKPAPVKQPEPVKVEAPAPEPKQPAPFDFSKFAAIKNNSQVFLTTNAEVEAYLNDAFAKVENGQATSIEFPNVSSLFELASAELSSEGRAVIATVGSKFAQTNIDAASLLVEGYTCDLGSVAYNDELSQRRAETVKAEFSKYIPASKITAKWYGKRMFKKFKYGSREEYRRVNVRIQ, encoded by the coding sequence ATGAATCTGGTAAAAACAATTGGTCGTATTCTTCCGGTAGCTCTCTCGCTCTCTGTCCTCGTCGCTTGCGGTGACAAGAAATCTGAAAAGCCCGCTCCGGTCAAGCAGCCGGAACCGGTCAAGGTCGAAGCTCCGGCACCGGAACCAAAACAGCCGGCACCGTTTGACTTCTCCAAGTTCGCAGCTATCAAGAACAACTCTCAGGTTTTCTTGACCACGAATGCCGAAGTCGAAGCATACCTCAACGATGCATTTGCCAAGGTTGAAAACGGCCAGGCCACCTCGATCGAATTCCCGAACGTGAGCAGCCTCTTCGAACTCGCTAGTGCAGAACTCAGCAGCGAAGGCCGCGCAGTCATCGCAACAGTCGGTTCCAAGTTTGCACAGACCAACATCGATGCCGCATCCCTCCTCGTGGAAGGCTACACCTGCGACCTCGGCTCTGTCGCTTACAACGACGAACTTTCTCAGCGCCGTGCTGAAACCGTTAAGGCAGAATTCTCCAAGTACATCCCGGCTTCCAAGATCACTGCTAAGTGGTACGGCAAGCGCATGTTCAAGAAGTTCAAGTACGGTTCCAGAGAAGAATACCGCCGCGTGAACGTCCGCATCCAGTAA
- a CDS encoding EAL and HDOD domain-containing protein: MQSLAYLARQPILDRDGNIFAYELLFRDSPSSDTAIIASDLQATAQVLENILNSIGLTRLVGESKAFINCSREILLDNLFGLLNTDRFVIEILEDVAVDENLIRAIQRHKSLGFELALDDFIMSNEYIHRFEPLFEYVSYVKMDLVDNSPEDIAKAAQFFKAKNIKLLAEKVEDEPTYKRCKDIGYDYFQGFYFAKPEIVTGQKIDATSAAILEIIKLLRTRPTLEVLCDEFDKHPDISANLLQFVNSDVRNKPVIESVKGAIVWVGMKHIQEWLTIMLYAHLDSRS, translated from the coding sequence ATGCAATCTCTCGCTTACTTGGCACGTCAACCGATTCTTGACCGAGATGGAAACATCTTCGCGTATGAATTGCTATTCCGAGACTCGCCAAGTAGCGATACCGCAATAATCGCAAGCGACTTGCAGGCGACCGCCCAAGTGCTCGAAAACATCTTGAACAGCATCGGGCTTACACGCCTCGTCGGTGAAAGTAAGGCGTTCATCAACTGCAGTCGCGAGATTCTTCTCGACAACTTGTTCGGTCTCTTGAATACAGACCGCTTCGTTATCGAAATTCTCGAAGACGTCGCTGTAGACGAGAACCTCATCCGCGCCATTCAGCGTCACAAGTCTCTCGGCTTTGAACTCGCACTCGATGACTTTATCATGAGCAACGAATACATCCACCGTTTTGAGCCGTTGTTCGAATACGTCTCTTACGTCAAGATGGACCTAGTCGACAACTCGCCCGAAGACATCGCAAAAGCGGCGCAGTTCTTCAAAGCAAAAAACATCAAGCTGCTCGCCGAAAAAGTCGAAGACGAACCGACATACAAACGCTGCAAAGACATCGGCTACGATTACTTCCAGGGATTCTATTTTGCAAAGCCCGAAATCGTAACAGGCCAAAAGATCGACGCAACATCTGCCGCCATCCTAGAAATCATCAAGCTCTTGCGCACACGCCCGACGCTCGAAGTCCTCTGCGATGAATTCGACAAGCACCCGGACATTTCGGCGAACCTTTTGCAGTTCGTGAATTCAGACGTGCGCAACAAGCCTGTCATCGAAAGCGTCAAAGGCGCCATCGTCTGGGTGGGCATGAAGCACATCCAGGAATGGCTCACGATCATGCTGTACGCGCATTTGGACTCCCGCTCATGA